One region of Manis pentadactyla isolate mManPen7 chromosome 9, mManPen7.hap1, whole genome shotgun sequence genomic DNA includes:
- the CD34 gene encoding hematopoietic progenitor cell antigen CD34 isoform X2 has product MLGRRGARAGRGMPRGWTALCLLSLLPSGFTGLENSTSAATKSSPTAIISTVATTVSNEETPPPNILGNTTSHPVFQDSNVTTAAVSEPTVNLTSTSVITPVPTTMNSSVQSQTSLATTVSSTPVNFSIAETTLKPSLSPGNVSSPPYSITSSVITPTETYTSLSSTPRTIKGEIKCSPVKEVKLPQGICLELNETSSCENFKKDHGEELIQVLCGKEQAEAGAGVCSLLLAQSEVRHRCLLLVFANITELHSKFHFLKEHKSELSKLGIRGFSEQDVGSHQSYSRKTLIALVTLGILLAVLGTTGYFLMKRRSWSPTGERLELEP; this is encoded by the exons CCTCTGGGTTCACAGGTTTGGAAAACTCAACTTCTGCTGCCACAAAATCATCTCCCACAGCAATAATTTCAACTGTGGCTACAACTGTATCCAACGAGGAGACGCCACCACCAAATATTCTTGGAAATACCACCTCCCATCCTGTCTTTCAGGACAGCAATGTGACTACAGCAGCCGTCTCAG AGCCTACAGTTAACCTCACGTCTACCTCTGTGATCACCCCAGTTCCCACAACTATGAACTCTTCTGTGCAATCTCAGACCTCTTTAGCCACCACAGTATCTTCTACCCCAGTCAACTTTTCGATTGCAGAGACAACCTTGAAGCCCAGCCTGTCACCTGGAAATGTTTCCAGTCCCCCATACAGTATCACCAGCTCTGTGATAACTCCCACTGAAACCTATACATCATTGTCTTCTACCCCAAGGACCATCAAG GGAGAAATCAAATGTTCCCCAGTCAAAGAAGTGAAATTGCCCCAAGGTATCTGCCTGGAGCTAAATGAGACCTCCAGCTGT GAGAATTTTAAGAAGGACCATGGAGAGGAACTGATCCAAGTGCTGTGTGGGAAGGAGCAGGCCGAGGCTGGGGCCGGGGTGTGCTCCTTGCTCCTTGCCCAGTCTGAGGTGAGGCATCGCTGCCTGTTGCTGGTCTTTGCCAACATAACAG AACTTCACAGCAAGTTCCATTTTCTGAAAGAGCACAAATCCGAGCTGAGTAAG CTGGGAATCCGTGGCTTCTCTGAACAAGATGTTGGGAGTCACCAGAGCTATTCCCGTAAAACCCTGATTGCACTGGTCACCTTGGGGATCCTGCTGGCTGTCTTGGGCACCACCGGCTATTTCCTGATGAAACGCCGCAGTTGGAGCCCCACAGGGGAAAGGCTG GAGCTGGAGCCCTGA
- the CD34 gene encoding hematopoietic progenitor cell antigen CD34 isoform X1, with product MLGRRGARAGRGMPRGWTALCLLSLLPSGFTGLENSTSAATKSSPTAIISTVATTVSNEETPPPNILGNTTSHPVFQDSNVTTAAVSEPTVNLTSTSVITPVPTTMNSSVQSQTSLATTVSSTPVNFSIAETTLKPSLSPGNVSSPPYSITSSVITPTETYTSLSSTPRTIKGEIKCSPVKEVKLPQGICLELNETSSCENFKKDHGEELIQVLCGKEQAEAGAGVCSLLLAQSEVRHRCLLLVFANITELHSKFHFLKEHKSELSKLGIRGFSEQDVGSHQSYSRKTLIALVTLGILLAVLGTTGYFLMKRRSWSPTGERLGEDPYYTENGGGQGYNSGPGAAPEAQGKASVNRGAQENGTGQATSRNGHSARQHVVADTEL from the exons CCTCTGGGTTCACAGGTTTGGAAAACTCAACTTCTGCTGCCACAAAATCATCTCCCACAGCAATAATTTCAACTGTGGCTACAACTGTATCCAACGAGGAGACGCCACCACCAAATATTCTTGGAAATACCACCTCCCATCCTGTCTTTCAGGACAGCAATGTGACTACAGCAGCCGTCTCAG AGCCTACAGTTAACCTCACGTCTACCTCTGTGATCACCCCAGTTCCCACAACTATGAACTCTTCTGTGCAATCTCAGACCTCTTTAGCCACCACAGTATCTTCTACCCCAGTCAACTTTTCGATTGCAGAGACAACCTTGAAGCCCAGCCTGTCACCTGGAAATGTTTCCAGTCCCCCATACAGTATCACCAGCTCTGTGATAACTCCCACTGAAACCTATACATCATTGTCTTCTACCCCAAGGACCATCAAG GGAGAAATCAAATGTTCCCCAGTCAAAGAAGTGAAATTGCCCCAAGGTATCTGCCTGGAGCTAAATGAGACCTCCAGCTGT GAGAATTTTAAGAAGGACCATGGAGAGGAACTGATCCAAGTGCTGTGTGGGAAGGAGCAGGCCGAGGCTGGGGCCGGGGTGTGCTCCTTGCTCCTTGCCCAGTCTGAGGTGAGGCATCGCTGCCTGTTGCTGGTCTTTGCCAACATAACAG AACTTCACAGCAAGTTCCATTTTCTGAAAGAGCACAAATCCGAGCTGAGTAAG CTGGGAATCCGTGGCTTCTCTGAACAAGATGTTGGGAGTCACCAGAGCTATTCCCGTAAAACCCTGATTGCACTGGTCACCTTGGGGATCCTGCTGGCTGTCTTGGGCACCACCGGCTATTTCCTGATGAAACGCCGCAGTTGGAGCCCCACAGGGGAAAGGCTG GGTGAAGACCCTTATTACACGGAGAACGGTGGAGGCCAGGGCTATAACTCAGGCCCTGGGGCCGCCCCTGAGGCTCAGGGAAAAGCCAGTGTGAACCGAGGGGCTCAGGAGAACGGGACCGGCCAGGCCACTTCCAGAAATGGCCATTCAGCAAGACAACACGTGGTGGCTGATACTGAATTGTGA